One part of the Bdellovibrio sp. KM01 genome encodes these proteins:
- a CDS encoding GH36-type glycosyl hydrolase domain-containing protein yields MAKKLRLALEDILELPIKAEIFSSERLEEYALYLGDNLQTGKSVRVHRGLLKRIYENGDKLLISYRLLAEVGRKKESVSPAAEWLIDNFHIVEEQLREIKEDLPPSYYKELPKLSMGDLEGFPRIYALALALIAHTDSHLTVDNIRRFITAFQTRSYLKMGELWAVAITLRIALVENLRRVAARIAWDFNQSAEADELVDHLIENARRPRKFQKYLKLIVRHCENPVEGELTFISQVAKRLRDAEADIWPVIEAMNEELKKKNTSVEQVVSAEHQRQAANQVTIANVISSMRLLSNIDWTVFFESVSLIDRLLETDPTGDYVRMEFTTRDDYRHNIEKIGKCTKLAELDIAKRALEMANSENRHVGYFLYGRGLEKLEKECKYRPRLRETWLRVTLKYPTVCYFSSIASLIILTMIGPISYAMDHSKSWYGMVVAVLVMFFPLSDLAITLFNYLLTHIVRPRRLAKMDYSKGVPEEFRTLVIVPCMLTDPGTIQTLLERIEVHYLGNVDSQVFFALVTDFTDADTEHVEHDQDLVAQALNGIARLNQIYGENRFFLLHRKRLWNPNEDKWMGWERKRGKLEELNRILLGKGETSYTVMTIPAEMVRTFKYVITLDADTQLGLGGARMLIGTAAHPLNRPHFSELRRRVIEGYGIVQPRVSISLESSSRSLFAAIFSGHTGIDPYTTAVSDVYQDLFSEGSFTGKGLYDIEAFDRSLEGRIPENTILSHDLFEGLYVRTALATDIEVMDDYPSSYKSFSTRAHRWVRGDWQISPWILPFVPNREGKLVRNDLSVLSKWKIRDNLRRSLVAPCLVLMYVASWLILPGDAWFWTVVTTFIIGIPIFLHVANSLLVNTRGASWTSSFWSELGKIRMHFAQFVLSMIFLPHRAVNDVDAIIRALYRTRISKKKCLEWMTAAKAETIQYDMKTAYWKSTAGVETILGVIFAAVIIRWNPSVMVVAIPFLLLWAIYPWVSEFTQQRLEKKREELTTADREFLFEVARRIWYFFETFVGPTDNWLPPDNVQEDPEQIVAHRTSPTNIGLYGLAIFSAQDFGFISLRGATERLRLLFQTLNRMERYRGHFLNWYDTTNLNPLYPQYVSTVDSGNLAGYLLVIKQGVEEFTRSPLFSLNSLHALNSNLKFMEEEVKKLQLQRQETGALSATHLIEQIRSTREILAEKPPEKMSEWLGLIRAVQVSVEDFRDSLEALEIEHGVRYYSKLRGWTNALNTLIADLKKDTDLFIAPQTLSSTAKTRLAEIASYNELDLNQPVQDMIQSYFQFTTELTAIPDKELSAEIIKFRDSCAKISQNLRELVQDLQNIGDTCEHYFTEMEFGFLIERDREVFSIGFNVSENRHDNSYYDLLASECRLASFVAIAKRDVPAKHWFRLGRQLVPVEGKRALVSWSASMFEYLMPHLVMKNFEKTLIGETLLAVVDRQISYGKKLNVPWGISEAGYNARDLNFNYQYGPFGIPGLGLKRGLGHDLVVSPYSSFLAALVDPVVATQNLQDMQTPDILTEFGFIEAIDYTPERLAPEQKYSLVKSYMAHHQGMSLIAIDNILNAEVMQNRFHSDARVRAAQVLLQERVPEHVTLTAPKAAEIEWESAGDSLMKSFVRVYDEAPHHSPRVQILSNGDYSLVLSSAGSGYSKCGKIAITRWREDSTQDDWGQYIYVRDVGMNQAWSATLQPYIRKPDSYKAVFTEDKVEFLRQDMDVKTSTQIIVAPEDNLELRQVTLTNTSTEEKIIELTSYMEPVLATMAADQAHPSFSNLFLQTEYLDQKQCLVVKRRPRSAEQREIYGLHGVVSDAEFDGDVEYESDRSRFIGRGRDVTNPAALKTGSTLTNSSGSVLDPILSLRVKIRIPPAGIRKVIFKTGYAATRDEMLQMVDRYHDPHTFEREMKLAWTKSRIDLRHLGMDAESAYSFQRLAERLLFSDPSMRQPAHLLAVHTREQASLWPYGISGDVPIVAVMIGDKKDMGLVRKLLRGHEYLRLKGLPYDLVIMNDSKSTYLQELQDEVLWQIRYAGLQDWLNKPGGIFSLRLDNMQEADRALIQAMARVVISSDAGTFKEQVSRKVLPIKYAESFTPKNTRSSYETKSVTPKNLQYFNGLGGFSSDGREYVISLTGDQWPPAPWINVIANGNDFGFQVSESGSGFTWSVNSRENRLTPWSNDPVSDPPGEIIYIRDDDTGELWTPTPLPIRGRDQYIIRHGQGYTVFEHNAYGMEHSLMMFVPPDDSVKISRLKVKNVSGRNRRLSFWAYVEWVLGNLREKSAPYILCEVDDDKVLYAKNAYNHEFAERISFFRISSEVQSYSSDRKEFLGRNHSYASPEALKRRGLSGYAGIGQDPCAALHASYFIRDEEEIEIVIVLGQAANKADAFALSEKYIDFENVDKAFKDVQNMWMHHLGAIQVSTPEPSLDLMVNHWSLYQSLVCRMWARSAFYQSGGAYGFRDQLQDCMAFVYSTPEIARAHILRAAARQFPEGDVQHWWHPPTGRGVRTHFSDDLLWLPYVVAHYIRISGDHSILEEHVPFIEAPLLTPEQEDSYTQPKLSDQKSTLHNHCIRTLEHSLRVGEHGLPLIGSGDWNDGMNRIGEKGKGESVWMGWFLHRVLEDFLPFCDSEHTTRYKEHMDKLKEALENNAWDGEWYRRAYFDDGTPLGSAWGQECRIDSLSQSWSVLSGVGNPERQRLSMSKVEENLIVKEKGLIKLLMPPFDKTNLDPGYIKGYVPGVRENGGQYTHAAIWVVMAFAKLQEREKVLELYNIINPIHHGRTRAGMQKYKIEPYVIAADVYAVEPHVGRGGWSWYTGSASWFYRAGLESVLGFTIENGEMVICPCVPEDWFGFEIMYRFKSTIYVIKVQISKKGRLTEKRIPLKDVGGTQEIVVEFKDEAPEKEQALKDSHP; encoded by the coding sequence ATGGCAAAGAAGCTGCGATTAGCTCTGGAAGATATTTTAGAATTACCTATTAAAGCAGAGATTTTCAGTAGTGAAAGACTTGAAGAATACGCTCTTTATTTGGGTGATAATCTGCAAACCGGGAAATCGGTCCGGGTTCATCGTGGCCTCCTTAAGCGAATCTATGAAAACGGGGATAAGCTCCTTATTTCTTATCGCCTGCTGGCGGAAGTCGGTCGTAAAAAAGAATCCGTTTCCCCCGCGGCCGAGTGGCTGATCGATAACTTTCACATTGTCGAAGAACAATTGCGGGAGATCAAAGAGGACTTGCCGCCTTCCTATTACAAAGAGCTGCCTAAGCTCTCGATGGGAGACCTGGAAGGGTTTCCGCGAATCTATGCATTGGCGCTGGCCCTAATTGCTCACACCGACAGTCATCTGACTGTTGATAACATCCGTCGTTTTATCACTGCATTTCAGACACGGTCCTATTTGAAAATGGGAGAGCTTTGGGCTGTCGCGATCACATTGCGTATTGCCCTGGTGGAAAATCTACGCCGTGTCGCTGCGCGAATTGCGTGGGATTTTAATCAATCGGCCGAGGCTGACGAGCTGGTGGATCATTTGATCGAAAATGCCCGTCGTCCACGTAAATTTCAAAAATATTTAAAGCTTATAGTGCGTCATTGTGAAAACCCGGTGGAAGGGGAGTTGACGTTTATTTCTCAAGTCGCAAAACGCTTGCGTGATGCCGAGGCAGATATCTGGCCTGTCATTGAAGCTATGAATGAGGAGCTTAAAAAAAAGAACACCAGTGTTGAACAAGTCGTTTCAGCCGAACATCAACGTCAAGCTGCGAATCAAGTGACGATCGCCAATGTGATTTCCAGCATGCGTTTGTTATCCAATATCGATTGGACGGTTTTCTTTGAAAGCGTCAGTTTGATTGATCGTCTTTTGGAAACGGACCCGACAGGGGATTACGTGCGCATGGAATTTACTACGCGCGATGACTATCGTCACAATATTGAAAAAATCGGCAAATGCACCAAATTGGCAGAACTGGATATTGCGAAACGCGCGTTGGAAATGGCAAATTCAGAAAACCGCCATGTGGGGTATTTCCTTTATGGACGGGGATTGGAAAAATTAGAAAAGGAATGTAAATACCGCCCCCGCCTGCGTGAGACCTGGCTGCGCGTGACTTTAAAATATCCGACGGTCTGCTATTTCTCAAGTATTGCGTCGCTGATTATTCTGACGATGATTGGTCCCATCTCCTATGCCATGGATCATTCCAAATCCTGGTATGGGATGGTGGTCGCTGTGCTGGTGATGTTTTTTCCTCTCAGTGATTTGGCAATCACGTTATTTAATTATCTTTTAACCCATATCGTGCGTCCTCGTCGTTTAGCCAAAATGGATTACAGTAAAGGAGTGCCCGAAGAGTTTAGAACTCTGGTGATTGTTCCCTGTATGTTGACGGATCCGGGAACCATTCAAACTTTGCTTGAAAGAATTGAAGTTCATTATTTGGGGAATGTGGATTCCCAGGTGTTCTTTGCCTTGGTAACGGATTTTACTGATGCAGATACAGAGCATGTTGAGCATGACCAGGATCTTGTGGCTCAGGCCTTAAACGGAATTGCGCGCTTGAATCAAATCTATGGAGAGAATCGATTCTTTTTACTCCATCGCAAACGTCTGTGGAATCCAAACGAAGACAAGTGGATGGGGTGGGAGCGAAAACGCGGAAAGCTTGAAGAGCTCAATCGCATTCTTTTAGGTAAGGGCGAAACCAGTTACACCGTGATGACAATTCCTGCAGAGATGGTCAGAACATTTAAGTATGTGATCACTTTGGATGCGGATACCCAGTTGGGGTTGGGCGGAGCCCGTATGTTGATTGGGACCGCGGCGCATCCCTTAAATCGTCCTCATTTCAGTGAGCTTCGTCGTCGGGTGATTGAAGGGTACGGGATCGTTCAGCCGCGCGTAAGTATTTCGCTGGAAAGTTCTTCGCGCTCGTTGTTTGCGGCTATTTTTTCCGGTCACACGGGAATTGATCCTTATACGACTGCGGTTTCAGATGTTTATCAGGATCTTTTTTCTGAGGGAAGTTTTACCGGAAAAGGTCTTTACGATATCGAGGCCTTTGATCGTTCGTTAGAAGGGCGTATTCCCGAAAACACCATTCTTAGTCATGATTTGTTTGAAGGTCTGTATGTGCGCACCGCGCTTGCGACGGACATCGAAGTTATGGATGATTACCCAAGCTCGTACAAAAGTTTTTCTACGCGTGCTCACCGTTGGGTGCGGGGCGATTGGCAAATCAGTCCTTGGATTCTTCCATTTGTCCCCAATCGTGAGGGAAAATTAGTTCGCAATGATCTTTCGGTGCTTTCTAAATGGAAGATTCGCGATAATCTTCGTCGCAGTCTGGTCGCACCATGTTTGGTATTGATGTATGTCGCCTCGTGGTTGATTTTACCGGGGGATGCCTGGTTCTGGACCGTTGTTACGACGTTTATTATTGGAATTCCTATATTTCTGCACGTCGCAAACAGCTTGCTTGTGAACACTCGCGGGGCAAGTTGGACCAGCAGTTTTTGGAGCGAGCTTGGTAAAATTAGAATGCATTTTGCGCAGTTCGTGCTTTCAATGATTTTCCTGCCTCATCGAGCGGTAAATGATGTGGATGCGATTATCCGGGCTTTGTATCGCACGCGTATCTCAAAAAAGAAGTGTTTAGAATGGATGACAGCGGCTAAGGCCGAGACCATTCAATATGACATGAAGACGGCCTATTGGAAAAGTACTGCTGGCGTCGAGACAATTCTGGGAGTCATTTTTGCGGCCGTGATCATTCGCTGGAATCCATCGGTGATGGTCGTGGCGATTCCGTTTTTACTTCTTTGGGCGATTTATCCGTGGGTCTCTGAGTTTACACAGCAGCGCCTTGAAAAAAAGCGTGAAGAGCTGACGACGGCGGATCGCGAATTTCTGTTCGAAGTTGCGCGCCGGATTTGGTATTTCTTTGAAACTTTTGTGGGTCCTACAGACAACTGGCTGCCTCCGGATAATGTTCAGGAAGATCCCGAACAAATTGTTGCGCATCGTACGTCGCCGACGAACATTGGTTTGTATGGACTGGCTATTTTTTCAGCACAGGATTTTGGATTTATTTCTTTGCGCGGAGCCACAGAAAGACTGCGCCTTTTATTTCAAACATTAAATCGCATGGAACGCTATCGCGGTCATTTCTTGAATTGGTATGATACGACGAATTTAAATCCCCTGTATCCTCAATACGTTTCGACGGTGGATAGTGGGAATCTTGCGGGATACTTGCTGGTTATCAAGCAAGGTGTGGAAGAGTTCACGCGTTCACCGCTGTTTTCATTGAACTCCCTGCATGCACTGAACTCCAATCTTAAATTTATGGAAGAAGAAGTAAAAAAGCTTCAACTTCAACGCCAGGAGACCGGGGCGCTTAGTGCCACGCATTTGATTGAACAGATTCGCAGCACGCGGGAAATCCTGGCTGAAAAACCTCCAGAAAAAATGTCTGAGTGGCTGGGGCTTATTCGTGCCGTGCAGGTTTCTGTCGAAGACTTCCGTGACAGTCTGGAAGCCCTGGAAATTGAGCATGGTGTTCGCTACTATTCAAAGCTTCGTGGTTGGACCAATGCTTTGAATACCCTGATTGCAGATCTTAAGAAAGATACTGATTTGTTCATTGCTCCGCAGACTTTAAGTTCCACTGCGAAAACGCGCTTGGCAGAAATTGCGTCTTATAACGAATTGGATCTGAATCAGCCTGTGCAGGATATGATTCAGTCTTACTTCCAGTTCACTACGGAACTTACTGCAATTCCAGACAAAGAACTATCGGCCGAGATTATCAAGTTCCGTGATTCCTGTGCCAAGATTTCCCAGAACTTGCGGGAACTCGTTCAGGATTTGCAAAATATTGGGGACACTTGTGAACACTATTTCACCGAAATGGAGTTTGGCTTTCTGATTGAGCGGGACCGTGAGGTGTTTTCGATTGGTTTCAATGTCAGTGAAAATCGTCATGATAATTCGTATTATGACCTCTTGGCGTCAGAGTGTCGCTTGGCAAGCTTTGTTGCTATTGCAAAACGAGATGTACCAGCAAAGCACTGGTTCCGTTTGGGGCGACAACTTGTACCGGTTGAAGGTAAGCGCGCCCTGGTGTCCTGGTCCGCTTCGATGTTTGAATACTTGATGCCTCATTTAGTCATGAAGAACTTTGAAAAAACCCTGATTGGTGAAACATTGCTTGCGGTGGTAGATCGTCAGATTAGTTACGGTAAAAAGTTGAATGTGCCTTGGGGAATTTCTGAAGCCGGTTATAATGCCCGTGATTTGAATTTTAACTATCAGTATGGTCCCTTTGGGATTCCAGGATTGGGTTTAAAGAGGGGCTTAGGGCATGATCTCGTGGTTTCTCCTTATTCAAGTTTCCTGGCGGCTTTGGTGGATCCTGTGGTTGCAACTCAGAATCTACAAGATATGCAGACTCCGGATATTTTAACCGAATTTGGTTTTATCGAAGCGATCGACTACACGCCAGAACGCTTGGCTCCCGAGCAGAAATACTCTTTGGTAAAATCTTATATGGCCCATCATCAGGGCATGAGTTTGATCGCGATTGATAATATTTTAAACGCGGAAGTCATGCAAAACCGTTTCCACAGTGACGCCAGAGTTCGCGCGGCTCAAGTTCTGTTGCAAGAGCGCGTGCCAGAACATGTGACACTGACAGCTCCAAAAGCAGCTGAGATCGAGTGGGAGAGTGCCGGGGATTCTTTGATGAAATCCTTTGTGAGGGTTTATGATGAAGCCCCTCATCACAGTCCCCGGGTGCAGATTCTGTCCAATGGAGACTACTCTTTGGTTCTGTCGTCGGCGGGATCTGGATATTCCAAGTGTGGTAAGATTGCGATCACGCGATGGCGCGAAGACTCGACTCAGGATGACTGGGGTCAGTATATTTACGTTCGCGATGTTGGTATGAACCAAGCGTGGTCGGCGACGTTGCAACCGTATATTCGTAAGCCTGATTCTTACAAAGCAGTCTTTACAGAAGATAAGGTCGAGTTCTTGCGTCAGGACATGGATGTGAAAACTTCCACGCAAATTATTGTAGCGCCCGAAGATAATTTGGAACTTCGTCAGGTGACTTTGACGAATACGTCGACCGAAGAAAAAATTATTGAACTGACCAGTTATATGGAGCCAGTACTGGCGACCATGGCTGCAGATCAGGCTCATCCAAGTTTTAGTAATTTGTTTTTACAAACCGAGTACCTGGATCAAAAACAGTGTCTGGTCGTGAAGCGTCGTCCACGCTCCGCTGAGCAGAGGGAGATATACGGCCTGCATGGAGTCGTGTCTGATGCGGAATTTGATGGGGATGTGGAGTATGAATCAGATCGCTCTCGATTTATCGGTCGGGGTCGCGACGTGACGAACCCGGCGGCTTTAAAAACGGGGAGTACTCTTACGAACAGTTCTGGTTCTGTTTTAGATCCGATTTTAAGTCTGCGTGTAAAGATTCGAATTCCGCCTGCGGGCATTCGTAAGGTGATTTTTAAAACAGGTTATGCGGCGACTCGCGATGAAATGTTGCAAATGGTGGATCGTTATCACGACCCACATACATTTGAGCGCGAGATGAAACTTGCCTGGACGAAATCGCGCATTGATCTTCGTCACTTGGGAATGGATGCGGAGTCGGCATACTCCTTCCAACGTTTGGCAGAGCGCTTGCTGTTTTCGGATCCGTCGATGCGACAACCTGCGCACTTGTTAGCGGTGCACACCCGTGAACAAGCAAGTCTGTGGCCCTATGGTATCAGCGGGGATGTGCCTATTGTAGCCGTTATGATCGGTGATAAAAAGGATATGGGACTGGTGCGCAAACTTTTACGCGGGCATGAATACTTGCGATTAAAAGGTTTGCCGTATGATTTGGTGATCATGAATGATTCCAAGTCAACGTACCTTCAAGAACTGCAGGATGAAGTTTTGTGGCAGATTCGTTATGCTGGACTTCAGGATTGGTTGAATAAGCCCGGTGGGATCTTCAGTCTGCGTTTGGATAATATGCAGGAGGCCGATCGCGCTCTGATTCAGGCCATGGCTCGTGTCGTGATCTCCAGTGATGCGGGAACTTTTAAAGAACAAGTGTCGCGTAAAGTTTTGCCGATTAAGTATGCGGAAAGCTTTACTCCCAAAAATACGCGTTCATCTTACGAAACTAAGAGCGTGACGCCTAAAAATCTGCAGTACTTCAACGGACTGGGTGGTTTCTCTTCGGACGGGCGCGAATATGTTATTTCGCTCACCGGAGATCAGTGGCCTCCCGCTCCGTGGATTAATGTGATTGCGAACGGCAATGATTTTGGATTCCAGGTCAGTGAATCGGGTTCTGGTTTTACCTGGTCTGTGAACAGTCGGGAAAATCGCCTGACACCTTGGTCGAATGATCCGGTTTCAGATCCTCCGGGAGAAATTATCTATATCCGTGATGATGATACGGGGGAGTTATGGACGCCAACACCTTTGCCGATTCGTGGGCGCGATCAATACATCATCCGTCATGGTCAGGGTTACACCGTCTTTGAGCATAATGCTTACGGGATGGAGCACAGTCTGATGATGTTTGTGCCTCCAGATGATTCGGTTAAGATTTCGCGCTTGAAAGTGAAAAACGTTTCGGGGCGCAATCGCCGATTGTCTTTCTGGGCCTATGTTGAATGGGTTTTGGGAAACTTACGCGAAAAATCGGCGCCATATATTTTGTGTGAGGTGGACGACGATAAAGTCTTGTACGCCAAGAATGCTTACAACCATGAGTTCGCCGAAAGGATTTCTTTCTTTAGAATCAGTTCGGAAGTTCAATCGTACTCTTCTGATCGCAAAGAATTTTTGGGACGAAATCATAGCTATGCCTCGCCTGAAGCCTTGAAACGTCGTGGGCTCAGTGGTTATGCGGGTATCGGTCAGGATCCATGCGCGGCACTTCATGCGAGTTATTTTATTCGTGACGAAGAGGAAATTGAAATTGTGATCGTGCTGGGGCAGGCCGCGAACAAAGCGGATGCATTTGCACTTTCTGAAAAATATATTGATTTTGAAAATGTCGACAAGGCCTTTAAAGATGTGCAAAACATGTGGATGCATCATTTGGGCGCGATCCAGGTTTCCACTCCCGAGCCGTCATTGGATTTGATGGTGAATCATTGGTCTTTGTATCAGTCTTTGGTGTGTCGTATGTGGGCGCGTTCGGCCTTTTATCAATCGGGCGGTGCTTATGGTTTCCGCGATCAGCTGCAGGATTGTATGGCCTTTGTCTATTCCACTCCGGAAATCGCGCGCGCTCATATTTTGCGTGCGGCGGCTCGCCAGTTCCCCGAGGGCGATGTGCAACACTGGTGGCATCCTCCAACAGGACGTGGTGTGCGGACGCATTTCTCGGATGATTTGTTGTGGCTTCCTTATGTGGTGGCTCACTATATTCGCATCAGTGGGGATCATTCGATTCTGGAAGAACACGTTCCGTTTATCGAGGCGCCGTTACTGACTCCCGAACAAGAAGACTCTTACACGCAACCGAAGCTCAGTGATCAAAAGTCGACGTTACATAATCATTGCATTCGTACACTCGAGCATTCCCTGCGAGTCGGAGAGCACGGTTTGCCATTGATTGGTTCCGGAGACTGGAATGATGGGATGAATCGCATCGGGGAAAAGGGCAAGGGCGAAAGTGTGTGGATGGGTTGGTTTCTGCACCGGGTGTTGGAAGACTTCCTGCCGTTCTGTGATAGCGAGCACACGACTCGATATAAAGAGCACATGGATAAACTTAAAGAGGCCTTAGAAAACAATGCCTGGGATGGGGAATGGTATCGGCGAGCTTACTTTGACGATGGCACTCCGCTGGGATCTGCCTGGGGGCAGGAATGTCGAATTGATTCCTTGTCCCAGTCCTGGTCGGTTTTATCGGGAGTGGGAAATCCCGAACGACAAAGGCTTTCGATGAGTAAGGTTGAGGAAAACTTGATCGTGAAGGAAAAAGGGCTGATTAAACTTTTGATGCCGCCTTTTGATAAGACCAACTTGGATCCGGGTTACATCAAAGGCTATGTGCCTGGGGTGCGCGAGAATGGTGGTCAGTACACACATGCGGCAATCTGGGTCGTTATGGCCTTTGCAAAACTTCAGGAACGTGAAAAGGTTCTGGAGCTTTATAATATTATCAATCCGATTCATCACGGTCGCACGCGGGCGGGGATGCAGAAATATAAAATCGAACCCTATGTGATTGCGGCCGATGTTTATGCCGTTGAACCGCATGTGGGGCGAGGTGGTTGGAGTTGGTACACAGGCTCAGCCAGCTGGTTTTACCGTGCGGGATTGGAATCCGTCCTGGGTTTTACGATCGAAAATGGTGAGATGGTAATTTGTCCTTGTGTGCCTGAGGACTGGTTTGGCTTTGAGATTATGTACAGATTTAAAAGTACCATCTATGTCATTAAGGTTCAGATTTCGAAAAAGGGACGTTTGACTGAAAAGCGAATTCCATTGAAGGACGTGGGCGGCACGCAGGAGATCGTTGTCGAGTTTAAAGATGAAGCCCCAGAAAAGGAACAGGCTCTTAAAGACTCTCATCCTTAG
- the hflX gene encoding GTPase HflX, with the protein MSQQAHVKVHDRAIVIGVGLKTEPLTEIKENLLELEELVTAAGGEVVGSIIQVLPAWNPATLIGSGKVDEVAEMVRDSQATIVVMDHQLSGVQQRNLQQIVKVRVVDRNQLILDIFAQRAQTFEGKLQVELAQLLDQMPRMVGAWLESLSRQGGGIGTRGPGETALENDRRRIRERVAIIKEKLEGVRRNRAQHRQSRKRHEIPSFALIGYTNSGKSSLLNRLTGAQVMTKNQVFATLDPTTRKIFLNDGPPAVVTDTVGFIRKLPTQLIEAFKATLEESAEADVLLHVVDLSSPNMERQIEVVEELIKEFNWSDKKIIHVFNKVDAAPIERQFRVKQYPRVFVSALTGQGMEQLKKLMASMVSEMQTDVQLYFPRSEEYKIFDLGREAQISRKETATEGTVCYTQLTPSLINRWKDYIVK; encoded by the coding sequence TTGAGTCAACAAGCCCATGTCAAAGTTCACGATAGAGCCATTGTCATCGGGGTCGGTTTAAAAACCGAACCACTCACCGAAATCAAAGAAAATTTGCTGGAACTGGAAGAGCTCGTCACCGCCGCTGGCGGAGAAGTTGTGGGCTCCATCATCCAAGTCCTGCCCGCCTGGAATCCCGCAACACTTATTGGATCTGGAAAAGTCGATGAAGTCGCTGAAATGGTTCGCGACAGTCAGGCGACCATCGTAGTGATGGATCACCAGCTTTCCGGCGTTCAACAAAGAAACTTACAACAGATAGTTAAAGTTCGCGTGGTCGATCGCAATCAGCTGATCCTGGATATTTTCGCCCAACGTGCTCAGACCTTTGAGGGAAAACTTCAAGTGGAACTTGCACAACTATTGGATCAAATGCCCCGCATGGTCGGCGCCTGGTTGGAATCCCTTTCTCGTCAAGGTGGCGGTATCGGAACCAGAGGTCCCGGGGAAACCGCCCTGGAGAACGACCGCCGTCGTATCCGCGAACGCGTGGCCATAATTAAAGAAAAACTTGAAGGTGTTCGCCGTAATCGCGCGCAACACAGACAATCTCGTAAACGCCACGAGATTCCGTCCTTTGCATTGATTGGCTATACCAACTCCGGAAAAAGCTCATTACTAAACCGCCTGACGGGCGCACAAGTGATGACGAAAAATCAGGTCTTCGCGACGTTGGATCCTACGACCCGCAAGATCTTCTTAAACGATGGACCACCCGCCGTTGTGACCGACACGGTGGGTTTCATCCGCAAACTTCCTACACAGTTAATTGAGGCCTTTAAAGCAACACTTGAAGAATCGGCCGAGGCTGATGTTTTACTTCACGTGGTGGATTTATCCTCACCAAACATGGAAAGACAAATCGAAGTCGTCGAAGAGCTGATCAAAGAATTCAACTGGTCTGATAAGAAAATCATCCATGTATTTAATAAAGTGGATGCCGCACCCATTGAACGACAATTCCGCGTGAAACAATACCCGCGTGTTTTCGTCAGTGCACTGACGGGCCAAGGCATGGAGCAATTGAAAAAACTGATGGCCAGCATGGTGAGCGAAATGCAAACCGATGTGCAGTTGTACTTCCCGCGCTCTGAAGAGTACAAAATCTTCGATTTGGGCCGCGAAGCACAGATCTCAAGAAAAGAGACTGCGACCGAGGGAACAGTTTGCTATACGCAACTGACACCGTCTCTCATCAATCGCTGGAAAGACTACATCGTAAAATAG